In Rhodococcus oxybenzonivorans, the following proteins share a genomic window:
- a CDS encoding VanW family protein, with amino-acid sequence MPSAAIPDGEMPGGQQAAATRRRVPGFWLAVAGLAAVGAAAYGIDVLTSVGKLPRGVVVAGIDVAGLRRDEASTRLRIELAERAERPIRIHAGDVSAEIVPERAGLSIDWEATLDRAAATALNPWTRLTSFWSFRDVGVTTRVDESQLTGAVEALRPGVDRAPIEGDIVFEGGDPVAVWPVSGRTLVVDAAKQILRDSWAESEVLTLPVDTTATAVSEDGVRRALAEVAVLADVRVIGRNRVVATIGSERIGQVLSFTPDGRGGLVRQVDIEAAIGILGPQLASTEVRPRDATVRLSGGRPEVVPASEGEVVDWIKTLESLSVADTVPGPRSVNAIYVPATADFTTEQAESLGIEEVIGEFTTAGFSAASGENIRRIAEEINGAVIKPGDTFSLNNFTGPRGEDQGYVESGIINNGRPDRAVGGGISQFATTLYNATYFAGLDDVEHTEHSYYISRYPPAREATVFEGAIDLKFRNPADTGILIETIGTGSNITVRVWGTHTVDVVSITGDRYDYTPPQQLTLSGDSCTPSTGSQGFTTSDTRVIADHTTGREISRTTRTVTYDPSPIVTCA; translated from the coding sequence GGGTTCCCGGTTTCTGGTTGGCGGTTGCGGGTTTAGCGGCGGTGGGCGCAGCTGCGTACGGGATCGATGTTCTCACCTCGGTCGGTAAGCTGCCCCGCGGTGTAGTGGTTGCCGGTATAGACGTCGCTGGACTGCGCCGGGACGAGGCGTCGACGCGGCTCCGCATCGAACTCGCCGAACGCGCGGAGCGACCGATACGGATACACGCGGGTGATGTGAGTGCTGAGATCGTGCCAGAACGGGCTGGTTTGAGCATCGACTGGGAGGCCACATTGGATCGCGCCGCCGCGACGGCGCTGAACCCGTGGACCCGTCTGACGTCGTTCTGGTCCTTCCGCGACGTCGGGGTGACCACGCGTGTCGATGAGAGTCAGCTCACCGGTGCGGTCGAGGCGTTGCGACCCGGCGTCGACCGAGCGCCGATCGAGGGCGACATCGTGTTCGAGGGAGGGGATCCGGTCGCCGTATGGCCGGTATCGGGTCGCACCCTCGTAGTCGATGCGGCCAAGCAGATTCTGCGTGATTCGTGGGCCGAATCGGAGGTTCTCACGCTCCCCGTCGACACCACTGCGACTGCGGTGAGCGAGGATGGCGTCCGCCGGGCCCTGGCCGAAGTCGCTGTCCTGGCAGATGTGCGGGTGATCGGCAGGAATCGCGTGGTCGCGACGATAGGCAGCGAGCGGATCGGCCAGGTCTTGTCTTTCACCCCCGACGGCAGGGGCGGGCTTGTGAGGCAAGTCGACATCGAGGCCGCCATCGGCATTCTGGGACCGCAGCTGGCGTCTACTGAAGTCCGACCGCGGGACGCGACCGTGCGGTTGTCCGGTGGCCGGCCGGAGGTCGTACCCGCGAGCGAGGGAGAAGTTGTGGACTGGATCAAGACGCTCGAGTCCCTGTCCGTGGCCGACACGGTACCGGGTCCGCGCAGCGTCAACGCGATCTACGTGCCTGCCACCGCGGACTTCACCACTGAGCAGGCGGAGAGCCTCGGCATCGAGGAGGTGATCGGCGAATTCACCACCGCCGGCTTCAGCGCAGCGTCCGGGGAGAATATCCGCAGGATCGCGGAAGAAATCAACGGTGCGGTGATCAAACCCGGAGACACATTCTCCCTCAACAACTTCACCGGACCGCGGGGCGAGGACCAAGGGTACGTCGAATCCGGAATCATCAACAACGGGCGTCCGGACAGGGCGGTCGGCGGCGGAATCAGTCAGTTCGCCACCACGCTCTACAACGCGACCTATTTCGCCGGACTCGACGACGTCGAGCACACCGAGCACAGCTACTACATTTCCAGATATCCCCCTGCCCGCGAGGCGACGGTGTTCGAGGGCGCGATCGACCTGAAGTTCCGGAACCCTGCCGACACCGGGATTCTGATCGAGACCATCGGTACCGGATCAAACATCACGGTGCGTGTCTGGGGCACCCATACCGTCGATGTCGTATCGATCACCGGTGATCGATACGACTACACCCCTCCGCAGCAATTGACACTGTCCGGGGACTCCTGCACCCCGTCGACCGGCTCGCAGGGGTTCACCACCAGTGACACCCGGGTGATCGCCGATCACACCACCGGCAGAGAGATCTCACGGACGACGCGGACTGTCACATACGACCCATCGCCGATAGTGACTTGCGCGTAG